One window of Longimicrobium sp. genomic DNA carries:
- a CDS encoding plastocyanin/azurin family copper-binding protein produces the protein MTTKIRMIGSLALVLALGAAAACGGDGPPTQAQTGTISGKVSNGAAGVAGVSVSIGGGGSATTDAGGNFSITGVATGNRAVAVVVPAGFITATATEETIKGVMVSAGQTATVNFALKPGVVVTATSNVFTPQVVTVPPGATVRWVGSSGTHTVTPANAGQPGAWASANLPVGAVFEHTFGTTGAFPYLCIPHQAMGMTGTVNVGG, from the coding sequence ATGACCACGAAGATTCGTATGATCGGCTCGCTGGCCCTGGTGCTGGCGTTGGGCGCCGCCGCCGCGTGCGGCGGCGATGGCCCGCCGACCCAGGCGCAGACGGGCACCATCTCCGGCAAGGTGTCGAACGGGGCCGCGGGGGTGGCCGGCGTAAGCGTCAGCATCGGGGGCGGAGGAAGCGCCACGACCGACGCCGGGGGCAACTTCTCCATCACCGGCGTGGCCACCGGCAACCGCGCGGTGGCCGTCGTCGTGCCGGCGGGCTTCATCACCGCCACGGCCACGGAAGAAACCATCAAGGGGGTCATGGTGAGCGCGGGGCAGACGGCGACGGTGAACTTCGCGCTCAAGCCGGGCGTCGTGGTCACGGCCACCAGCAACGTCTTCACGCCGCAGGTGGTTACCGTTCCCCCCGGCGCCACCGTCCGCTGGGTGGGTAGCTCCGGCACCCACACCGTCACCCCCGCCAACGCGGGACAGCCCGGTGCCTGGGCGTCGGCCAACCTGCCCGTGGGTGCCGTGTTCGAGCATACCTTCGGCACCACGGGAGCCTTCCCCTACCTGTGCATCCCGCACCAGGCCATGGGGATGACGGGCACCGTCAACGTCGGCGGCTGA